Proteins from a single region of Butyrivibrio fibrisolvens:
- the topA gene encoding type I DNA topoisomerase, with translation MAGNKLLIVESPTKVKAIKKFLGSGYDVAASNGHVRDLPKSQMGIDIEHGYEPKYITIRGKGDLLADLRKKVKKADHIYLATDPDREGEAISWHLISALKLGEGSKKVSRVTFNEITKNAVKEALKHPRDIDMNLVDAQQARRVLDRIVGYSISPLLWNKIKRGLSAGRVQSVALRIICDREDEINAFIPKEYWSLDVNLGVSGEKKPLVAHYYGEGDEKKEIASKEELEALVKSLEGADYKITQIKKSERTKKAPLPFTTSTLQQEASKAINFSTQKTMRVAQQLYEGIDIKGSGTVGLITYLRTDSTRISDEAIAAASGYIEENFGKEYLAEGEAKAKNAQKIQDAHEAIRPTDVNRTPVVVKDYLTREQFRLYQLIWRRFMASRMAPAKYETTSVRIDAGTHRFTVAASKTVFDGFMNVYTDDEDKIEKNTLMKGIDEKSVLKFESFDPQQHFTQPKAHYTEASLVHDLEQLGIGRPSTYAPTIGTILARHYISKDGKNLFVTDLGLAVNKVMNDQFSQIVNVNFTANLETLLDGVAEGTVKWKTIIENFYPDLDDAVKKAEVELEKVTIADEETDVVCENCGRNMVIKYGPHGKFLACPGFPECRNTKPYFEKIGVECPECGKDIVIKMTKKGRRYYGCLGFPDCEFMSWAKPSKTKCPTCGGYMVEKGNKLACANQECGFVMDKPEENKD, from the coding sequence ATGGCAGGAAACAAATTACTCATCGTTGAGTCACCAACCAAGGTCAAGGCAATCAAGAAGTTCCTTGGAAGCGGTTATGACGTTGCGGCGAGCAACGGACATGTAAGAGATCTTCCCAAATCTCAGATGGGAATAGATATTGAGCATGGTTATGAGCCAAAATATATAACTATCCGCGGTAAGGGAGATCTTCTGGCAGATCTTCGTAAGAAAGTTAAAAAAGCAGATCACATATATCTCGCAACTGACCCTGACCGTGAAGGTGAGGCTATCAGCTGGCATCTTATATCAGCACTTAAACTTGGAGAGGGCAGCAAGAAGGTATCTCGTGTAACTTTCAACGAGATCACTAAGAATGCTGTTAAGGAAGCATTAAAGCACCCAAGAGATATCGACATGAATCTTGTTGATGCTCAGCAGGCAAGACGTGTCCTAGACCGTATCGTTGGTTATAGCATAAGCCCGCTTCTTTGGAATAAGATCAAGCGTGGTCTTTCTGCAGGCCGTGTTCAGTCAGTAGCACTTCGAATCATCTGCGACAGAGAGGATGAGATCAATGCTTTCATTCCTAAGGAATACTGGAGCCTTGATGTAAATCTCGGAGTTTCAGGCGAGAAGAAACCTCTCGTTGCCCACTACTATGGTGAAGGCGATGAGAAAAAAGAGATAGCATCCAAAGAAGAGCTTGAAGCACTTGTAAAGTCTTTGGAAGGTGCAGATTATAAGATCACACAGATCAAGAAGAGCGAGAGAACAAAGAAAGCTCCGCTTCCATTTACAACATCAACACTTCAGCAGGAAGCTTCCAAGGCGATTAACTTCAGTACTCAGAAGACAATGCGCGTTGCACAGCAGCTCTATGAAGGAATTGATATTAAGGGTAGTGGTACTGTAGGTTTAATCACATACCTTCGTACCGATTCTACACGTATCTCTGACGAAGCTATCGCAGCAGCATCAGGATATATCGAAGAGAACTTTGGAAAAGAGTACCTTGCAGAAGGCGAAGCTAAAGCTAAGAATGCTCAGAAGATACAGGATGCACACGAAGCTATCCGTCCTACAGATGTAAACAGAACACCTGTAGTAGTTAAGGATTATCTTACAAGAGAGCAGTTCCGTCTCTATCAGCTTATCTGGCGCAGATTCATGGCTTCCCGTATGGCTCCTGCCAAGTACGAGACAACATCAGTTCGTATTGATGCCGGAACTCACCGCTTTACAGTAGCTGCATCCAAAACTGTATTCGACGGTTTCATGAACGTATATACAGATGATGAAGATAAAATTGAGAAGAACACACTTATGAAAGGCATTGATGAAAAGTCAGTCCTTAAGTTCGAATCATTCGATCCTCAGCAGCACTTCACACAGCCCAAGGCTCACTATACAGAAGCTTCACTTGTACATGACCTTGAGCAGCTTGGAATAGGACGTCCATCTACATATGCTCCTACAATCGGAACAATCCTTGCTCGTCACTATATCTCCAAGGATGGAAAAAATCTTTTCGTAACAGATCTTGGTCTTGCTGTTAATAAGGTTATGAACGACCAGTTCAGCCAGATCGTTAACGTTAACTTTACAGCTAACCTTGAGACACTCCTTGACGGCGTTGCAGAGGGAACTGTTAAGTGGAAGACTATCATCGAGAACTTCTATCCTGATCTTGATGATGCTGTTAAGAAGGCAGAGGTTGAGCTTGAAAAAGTTACTATCGCAGATGAAGAGACAGACGTTGTCTGTGAGAACTGCGGCCGTAACATGGTTATCAAGTATGGCCCTCACGGTAAATTCCTTGCATGTCCAGGATTCCCTGAGTGTCGTAACACAAAGCCTTACTTCGAGAAGATCGGCGTAGAGTGTCCTGAGTGTGGAAAGGACATAGTCATCAAGATGACAAAGAAGGGCAGACGCTATTATGGCTGTCTTGGCTTCCCAGATTGCGAATTCATGTCATGGGCTAAGCCTTCTAAGACAAAATGTCCTACATGTGGCGGCTACATGGTTGAAAAGGGCAACAAACTTGCCTGCGCTAACCAGGAATGCGGCTTCGTAATGGATAAGCCTGAGGAAAATAAAGACTGA